The Amblyraja radiata isolate CabotCenter1 chromosome 1, sAmbRad1.1.pri, whole genome shotgun sequence genome contains a region encoding:
- the tmem128 gene encoding transmembrane protein 128 codes for MAEAEALLRLRNRFRHEFSPAAAAEPLLIPEDLEDEERKKEKPLPRFNIHSIFWILSSIAVTYYVEFFSTIKTDYRIEGRWFLLGSSLLIISLLIAIYCIFYLEWYKEIKEYEQYNPTLVPSATAAFIAATVCFNIALWPVWSFFTPFVLFTQFMGVVMFVSLLG; via the exons ATGGCGGAGGCCGAGGCGCTGCTGCGGCTGCGGAACCGCTTCCGTCACGAGTTTTCGCCGGCCGCCGCCGCGGAGCCGCTGCTCATCCCCGAAg ATTTGGAagatgaagaaaggaagaaagaaaaACCACTTCCTCGATTTAATATACATTCCATATTTTGGATTTTATCTTCTATTGCAGTGACGTATTATGTTGAATTTTTTTCCACAATTAAAACAGATTATCGAATAGAAGG TCGGTGGTTCCTTTTGGGCAGTTCACTACTGATAATTAGCTTGCTCATCGCGATCTACTGCATATTTTACCTGGAGTGGTACAAAGAAATCAAAGAATATGAACAGTATAATCCAACACTGGTTCCTTCAGCTACAGCTGCTTTTATTGCTGCAACAGTGTG TTTCAACATTGCGCTGTGGCCAGTGTGGTCTTTCTTTACTCCTTTTGTTCTTTTCACTCAATTTATGGGTGTTGTAATGTTTGTATCACTTCTGGGGTAA